The following are encoded together in the Primulina tabacum isolate GXHZ01 chromosome 18, ASM2559414v2, whole genome shotgun sequence genome:
- the LOC142532822 gene encoding histone-lysine N-methyltransferase ATXR6-like encodes MVSLKKRTQAPNPNSLKPESRKRPKSKQEELEDYDDVCCEKCGSDQYPAELLLCDKCDRGFHIFCIRPILVAVPKGPWFCPYCANRNQVRGFPLVQTKILDFFRVQRSSQPTQSLNCYKKRKRTSGLVMSKKSRKLLPFNPSEDPVKRLEQMASLATALTVTGTEFSSELTYVPGMAQRSANRAVLERDGMQVLSKEDVETLTLCKNMIERGEWPPLMVVFDPREGFTVEADRYIRDLTIITEYVGDVDYLTNRQHDGGDSIMTLLTASNPSKSLVICPDKRSNIARFINGINNHTPGGKKKQNVKCLRFDVHGECRVLLIASRDIKKGERLYYDYNGSENEYPTEHFV; translated from the exons ATGGTGTCATTGAAGAAAAGAACCCAGGCTCCGAATCCAAATTCTTTGAAGCCCGAATCCAGGAAAAGACCCAAATCGAAGCAAGAAGAGCTGGAAGATTACGACGATGTGTGTTGTGAGAAATGTGGGTCAGATCAGTACCCGGCGGAGCTTTTGCTATGCGACAAATGCGACCGCGGATTTCACATCTTCTGTATCAGACCAATTCTTGTTGCGGTGCCTAAAGGACCCTGGTTTTGCCCTTACTGTGCTAATCGCAACCAAGTTAGAG GTTTCCCTCTTGTGCAAACCAAGATTCTTGATTTTTTCCGTGTTCAAAGATCCTCTCAACCAACTCAAAGTCTAA ATTGTTACAAGAAACGAAAGAGAACGAGTGGCTTAGTGATGTCTAAGAAAAGTAGGAAGTTGTTGCCTTTCAATCCAAGTGAGGATCCTGTTAAGAGATTGGAACAAATGGCATCTCTAGCCACAGCTTTAACGGTAACTGGAACAGAGTTCAGTAGTGAACTGACTTATGTTCCCGGGATGGCACAAAGGTCAGCTAATCGTGCTGTACTTGAAAGAGATGGAATGCAG GTGTTATCAAAAGAAGATGTAGAAACCTTGACTCTTTGCAAGAACATGATAGAACGAGGGGAATGGCCGCCACTTATGGTTGTGTTTGATCCAAGAGAAGG ATTCACGGTAGAAGCAGATAGATACATCCGAGATTTGACGATAATTACAGAATACGTAGGAGACGTTGACTACCTAACAAATCGGCAACATGATGGAGGAGATAGTATAATGACCCTTCTCACTGCTTCAAATCCTTCGAAAAGTCTCGTCATCTGCCCCGACAAGCGCAGTAATATTGCTCGTTTTATCAATGGCATCAACAATCATACACC AGGTGGGAAGAAGAAGCAGAACGTTAAATGTTTGAGGTTCGATGTCCATGGCGAATGTCGAGTCCTGTTGATTGCTAGCAGAGACATCAAGAAAGGCGAAAGACTATATTACGACTACAACGGATCCGAAAATGAATACCCGACTGAGCACTTCGTCTGA
- the LOC142532821 gene encoding WD repeat-containing protein YMR102C-like isoform X1, producing MDSFSDDTEESRFFDALEHIASETDFASDINNWEYDVWINTPQSVSDRRMKFIRWMGLYSNDLEKENFLDEYDRPEGGVFKGDMDRILGNSGAVLRTSGIIDELSSSQSSISSWNTDDLELTQGANLSKFKSREFEKVSQSSPQVHQLVQREIDVHGNRPRTVNKLRNKWLCKLRSVTCLMNGNVKEDDVELNSFSQGQGSRFRRVKVRHSRRRLKELSALFTRQDIQAHEGTILTMKFSLDGQYLASAGEDKLVKVWRVVDDERLNERDIPDVDPSCVYFSVNELSELSPLIVEKDKINKSNTLHRTPDSACIVFPPKIFRLQEVPLHVFQGHCGEILDLSWSKNNRLLSSSVDKTVRLWQLGVNNCLKVFLHSDYVTCIQFNPVNDDYFISGSIDGKVRIWAIDGCQVVGWTESKDIITAVSHRPDGQGGVFGSITGTCQFFEISDNHLQLETQICLTNKKKSSPCKRITGFQFLPQDPSKLLVTCADSQVRIIDGINVIAKFKGFRTCGIHLSSSFTSDGKHIVSASEDSSVYVWNYIGQEENSFFHPKAIRSFECFSADASVAIPWPGSKTGNTMDRLQSRKLPGSSINYLPFSPSTRFLLSQEFFVDSSSKGSATWPEEKLPASDHEAESSMSKSQYKLFKNSWQNLSSSHAYGLVIVTAGWDGRIRSFHNYGLPATL from the exons ATGGATAGCTTCAGTGATGACACCGAAGAATCTAGATTTTTCGATGCCCTGGAGCACATTGCATCAGAAACCGATTTTGCTTCTGATATTAATAACTGGGAATATGATGTTTGGATCAATACTCCCCAAAGTGTTAGCGATCGCCGAATGAAATTCATTAGATGGATGGGATTGTATTCTAATGAtttagaaaaagaaaattttcttGATGAATATGACAGGCCAGAAGGTGGCGTTTTCAAgggtgatatggatagaattttGGGTAATAGTGGAGCTGTTCTAAGAACCTCGGGTATCATAGATGAGCTTTCTTCAAGCCAGTCTTCTATATCAAGTTGGAATACTGATGATTTAGAATTGACCCAGGGAGCGAATTTAAGTAAATTTAAAAGTAGGGAGTTTGAAAAAGTTTCACAATCATCTCCCCAGGTTCATCAACTTGTGCAAAGAGAAATTGACGTTCATGGCAATAGACCAAGAACGGTGAATAAATTGAGGAATAAATGGTTGTGTAAATTGCGATCCGTTACTTGTTTGATGAATGGAAATGTGAAAGAAGATGATGTAGAATTGAATAGTTTCAGTCAAGGTCAAGGCTCGAGGTTTCGGAGAGTCAAGGTTCGCCATAGTCGAAGAAGGTTGAAGGAGCTCTCGGCCCTTTTCACGAGACAAGATATCCAAGCTCATGAAGGGACCATATTGACGATGAAATTTAGTCTTGATGGACAATATTTGGCTAGCGCCGGTGAAGATAAACTTGTGAAAGTCTGGCGAGTAGTGGACGATGAAAGATTAAATGAAAGGGACATTCCAGATGTGGATCCATCATGCGTGTACTTCTCGGTGAATGAACTTTCTGAATTGAGTCCTCTCATTGTggaaaaagataaaattaacAAATCCAATACTCTGCATAGAACACCCGATTCAGCATGTATTGTTTTCCCTCCAAAGATTTTCCGATTACAAGAGGTGCCTTTGCATGTGTTTCAAGGACACTGTGGGGAAATCTTGGATCTCTCTTGGTCGAAGAATAAT CGTCTTCTCTCATCGTCCGTTGATAAAACAGTTCGGCTGTGGCAGCTTGGAGTAAATAATTGCCTCAAGGTTTTCTTGCATAGTGATTACG TAACCTGCATTCAATTCAACCCTGTGAATGATGATTACTTCATCAGTGGTTCAATAGATGGGAAAGTTCGAATTTGGGCAATTGATGGTTGTCAAGTTGTCGGATGGACTGAATCAAAGGATATCATTACTGCTGTCTCGCATCGACCTGATGGGCAG GGTGGTGTTTTTGGCTCTATAACTGGAACCTGTCAATTTTTCGAGATATCAG ATAATCACTTGCAGTTGGAAACTCAAATATGCTTAACAAATAAAAAGAAGTCTTCACCTTGTAAAAGGATAACGGGCTTTCAG TTTTTACCGCAAGATCCTAGCAAATTATTGGTTACTTGTGCTGATTCACAAGTCAGAATTATAGATGGAATCAATGTAATTGCCAAGTTCAAAG GCTTTCGAACTTGTGGAATCCATTTATCTTCATCATTTACTTCAGATGGAAAACATATTGTCTCGGCCTCAGAGGATTCAAGTGTTTATGTTTGGAACTACATTGGTCAGGAGGAGAATTCCTTTTTTCACCCTAAAGCCATAAGATCATTCGAGTGTTTCTCTGCCGATGCTTCTGTCGCCATACCATGGCCTGGCTCGAAAACCGGGAACACAATGGACAGGTTGCAATCAAGAAAACTCCCTGGtagttcaattaattatttgccTTTCTCGCCATCCACCCGTTTCTTGTTGAGCCAAGAATTTTTCGTAGACTCCAGCTCAAAGGGATCAGCAACTTGGCCGGAAGAAAAACTTCCTGCTTCTGATCATGAGGCCGAATCATCAATGAGCAAATCACAGTACAAACTTTTCAAGAATTCTTGGCAGAATCTATCGAGTTCTCATGCATACGGACTTGTCATAGTTACTGCTGGCTGGGATGGACGGATCCGATCATTTCACAATTATGGGTTACCAGCAACCCTTTAA
- the LOC142532821 gene encoding uncharacterized protein LOC142532821 isoform X2, which produces MDSFSDDTEESRFFDALEHIASETDFASDINNWEYDVWINTPQSVSDRRMKFIRWMGLYSNDLEKENFLDEYDRPEGGVFKGDMDRILGNSGAVLRTSGIIDELSSSQSSISSWNTDDLELTQGANLSKFKSREFEKVSQSSPQVHQLVQREIDVHGNRPRTVNKLRNKWLCKLRSVTCLMNGNVKEDDVELNSFSQGQGSRFRRVKVRHSRRRLKELSALFTRQDIQAHEGTILTMKFSLDGQYLASAGEDKLVKVWRVVDDERLNERDIPDVDPSCVYFSVNELSELSPLIVEKDKINKSNTLHRTPDSACIVFPPKIFRLQEVPLHVFQGHCGEILDLSWSKNNRLLSSSVDKTVRLWQLGVNNCLKVFLHSDYVTCIQFNPVNDDYFISGSIDGKVRIWAIDGCQVVGWTESKDIITAVSHRPDGQGGVFGSITGTCQFFEISDNHLQLETQICLTNKKKSSPCKRITGFQFLPQDPSKLLVTCADSQVRIIDGINVIAKFKGFRTCGIHLSSSFTSDGKHIVSASEDSSVYVWNYIGQEENSFFHPKAIRSFECFSADASVAIPWPGSKTGNTMDRLQLKGISNLAGRKTSCF; this is translated from the exons ATGGATAGCTTCAGTGATGACACCGAAGAATCTAGATTTTTCGATGCCCTGGAGCACATTGCATCAGAAACCGATTTTGCTTCTGATATTAATAACTGGGAATATGATGTTTGGATCAATACTCCCCAAAGTGTTAGCGATCGCCGAATGAAATTCATTAGATGGATGGGATTGTATTCTAATGAtttagaaaaagaaaattttcttGATGAATATGACAGGCCAGAAGGTGGCGTTTTCAAgggtgatatggatagaattttGGGTAATAGTGGAGCTGTTCTAAGAACCTCGGGTATCATAGATGAGCTTTCTTCAAGCCAGTCTTCTATATCAAGTTGGAATACTGATGATTTAGAATTGACCCAGGGAGCGAATTTAAGTAAATTTAAAAGTAGGGAGTTTGAAAAAGTTTCACAATCATCTCCCCAGGTTCATCAACTTGTGCAAAGAGAAATTGACGTTCATGGCAATAGACCAAGAACGGTGAATAAATTGAGGAATAAATGGTTGTGTAAATTGCGATCCGTTACTTGTTTGATGAATGGAAATGTGAAAGAAGATGATGTAGAATTGAATAGTTTCAGTCAAGGTCAAGGCTCGAGGTTTCGGAGAGTCAAGGTTCGCCATAGTCGAAGAAGGTTGAAGGAGCTCTCGGCCCTTTTCACGAGACAAGATATCCAAGCTCATGAAGGGACCATATTGACGATGAAATTTAGTCTTGATGGACAATATTTGGCTAGCGCCGGTGAAGATAAACTTGTGAAAGTCTGGCGAGTAGTGGACGATGAAAGATTAAATGAAAGGGACATTCCAGATGTGGATCCATCATGCGTGTACTTCTCGGTGAATGAACTTTCTGAATTGAGTCCTCTCATTGTggaaaaagataaaattaacAAATCCAATACTCTGCATAGAACACCCGATTCAGCATGTATTGTTTTCCCTCCAAAGATTTTCCGATTACAAGAGGTGCCTTTGCATGTGTTTCAAGGACACTGTGGGGAAATCTTGGATCTCTCTTGGTCGAAGAATAAT CGTCTTCTCTCATCGTCCGTTGATAAAACAGTTCGGCTGTGGCAGCTTGGAGTAAATAATTGCCTCAAGGTTTTCTTGCATAGTGATTACG TAACCTGCATTCAATTCAACCCTGTGAATGATGATTACTTCATCAGTGGTTCAATAGATGGGAAAGTTCGAATTTGGGCAATTGATGGTTGTCAAGTTGTCGGATGGACTGAATCAAAGGATATCATTACTGCTGTCTCGCATCGACCTGATGGGCAG GGTGGTGTTTTTGGCTCTATAACTGGAACCTGTCAATTTTTCGAGATATCAG ATAATCACTTGCAGTTGGAAACTCAAATATGCTTAACAAATAAAAAGAAGTCTTCACCTTGTAAAAGGATAACGGGCTTTCAG TTTTTACCGCAAGATCCTAGCAAATTATTGGTTACTTGTGCTGATTCACAAGTCAGAATTATAGATGGAATCAATGTAATTGCCAAGTTCAAAG GCTTTCGAACTTGTGGAATCCATTTATCTTCATCATTTACTTCAGATGGAAAACATATTGTCTCGGCCTCAGAGGATTCAAGTGTTTATGTTTGGAACTACATTGGTCAGGAGGAGAATTCCTTTTTTCACCCTAAAGCCATAAGATCATTCGAGTGTTTCTCTGCCGATGCTTCTGTCGCCATACCATGGCCTGGCTCGAAAACCGGGAACACAATGGACAG ACTCCAGCTCAAAGGGATCAGCAACTTGGCCGGAAGAAAAACTTCCTGCTTCTGA